The Nostoc sp. PCC 7120 = FACHB-418 genome has a window encoding:
- a CDS encoding copy number control protein, translating to MSKKEKENDTVELRVFVPGDLRNQFKGVCVTQGLTMSQVITEFMKNYVDQQHKNKDK from the coding sequence TTGAGTAAAAAGGAAAAAGAAAATGACACGGTGGAACTTAGAGTTTTTGTCCCTGGAGACTTAAGGAATCAATTTAAGGGGGTATGTGTTACTCAGGGGCTGACCATGAGCCAAGTAATCACTGAATTTATGAAAAATTATGTTGACCAGCAACACAAAAATAAAGATAAATAA
- a CDS encoding ParM/StbA family protein, which produces MINIYCADIGNYSSITALKGEKPRVMRSVIQDVTYTSARDYDSDNSPSVKLDDKVLVLGDRATKQKNSQTAAERGKDLPEFFKPFTLAGLRQDFDGIVRFLVPEHSQWHEDTIRRTLVADHQITVNGTNYRHRIKNVEFFLETDVAVVNAYRNGKLDMDGDTLAIDIGGGTTNYVVITPSLDVLTRRSIPKVGGVSLANDIINSDLMQSFAKRDNVAFKVAKMMDAIADASFIYGRKYDFSSVFPGLLENWFNNLMDSISTAANDYLADITNVMLIGGCANLVRQKLSSKQGFYIPANPQLSNIQALLAM; this is translated from the coding sequence GTGATCAATATTTACTGTGCAGATATCGGCAACTACAGCAGCATTACCGCCCTCAAAGGTGAAAAACCTCGCGTTATGCGCTCAGTCATCCAAGACGTAACTTACACCAGCGCCAGAGATTACGACAGTGACAACTCACCCTCTGTCAAACTTGATGATAAGGTTTTAGTCCTTGGAGACCGCGCCACGAAGCAGAAAAATTCACAAACCGCCGCAGAAAGGGGTAAAGACCTGCCAGAATTCTTTAAACCATTTACTTTGGCTGGATTACGCCAAGATTTTGATGGTATTGTCCGGTTTCTTGTTCCAGAACATTCTCAATGGCATGAAGACACTATCAGACGAACTCTAGTTGCAGACCATCAAATCACTGTCAACGGCACAAACTACAGACACCGAATTAAAAATGTTGAATTTTTCCTTGAGACTGATGTGGCTGTAGTTAATGCTTACAGGAACGGCAAGCTGGATATGGATGGTGACACACTCGCTATTGATATCGGCGGCGGTACAACTAATTATGTCGTCATCACTCCATCCTTGGACGTTCTCACCCGGCGTTCAATTCCGAAAGTGGGTGGTGTTTCTCTGGCTAACGACATCATCAATAGTGATTTGATGCAGAGTTTCGCCAAGCGCGATAACGTTGCTTTTAAAGTGGCGAAGATGATGGATGCCATTGCTGATGCTTCTTTCATCTACGGGCGTAAGTATGACTTTAGCTCAGTCTTTCCAGGGTTGTTGGAAAACTGGTTTAACAACCTGATGGATAGCATTTCTACAGCTGCAAATGACTATCTCGCTGACATTACCAACGTGATGCTGATTGGTGGATGTGCAAATTTAGTCCGTCAAAAACTGAGTTCTAAGCAAGGGTTTTACATTCCTGCCAATCCACAACTGTCAAATATTCAAGCACTGTTGGCTATGTGA